A DNA window from Coffea arabica cultivar ET-39 chromosome 6c, Coffea Arabica ET-39 HiFi, whole genome shotgun sequence contains the following coding sequences:
- the LOC113693505 gene encoding uncharacterized protein isoform X2 yields MGASRKLQGEIDRVLKKVQEGVDVFDSIWNKVYDTDNANQKEKFEADLKKEIKKLQRYRDQIKTWIQSSEIKDKKALMDARKQIEREMERFKICEKETKTKAFSKEGLGQQPKTDPKEKAKSDTRDWLNNVVSELENQIDSFEAEIEGLSVKKGKTRPPRLTHLETSIARHKAHIMKLELILRLLDNDELSPETVNDVKDFLDDYVERNQEDFDDFDDVDELYSSLPLDKVESLEDLVTIGPPGLVKGVSASNAVLSMKNHLATPAAQVPATATSANQQGASPQEQVEETATQDTTDTVARTPPPKSSSAAASAPPTPVGSHSNPGIVKATSDFVGASTASSGHLGSSSSTGLLDNAGVPSSPVSVPYSVKEEDITSFPGRKPSPALAEVGLRGVGRGGLSNQPSSSVPISSGSTISSNGALGSVTSGSEMAKRNMLGAEERLGSSSMVQSLVSPLGNRMILPQAGKTGDGIGSADAGSVGEAASMAGRVLSSSVVHGIQWRPGSSFQNQNEVGQFRGRTEIAPDQREKFLQRFQQVQQGQTNLLGLPLSGGNHKQFSAQQQNSLLQQFNSQSSSISPQLGVQPAGLNSVPSSPSLQQQPIPIHQSSSQQTQILAGSRDADVGHAKVEELHQQPAVSEDSSESIGNSGLVKNLMNEDDMKASYALDPPAGAGSALTESSQMPRDIDLSPSQPLQSSQPSGSLGVIGRRSVADLGAIGDNLSVSPATSGGMHDQLYNLQMLESSFYKLPQPKDSERAKSYTPRHPVVTPPSYPQVQAPIVNNPAFWERLGADNYGTDTLFFAFYYQQNTYQQYLAAKELKKQSWRYHRKYNTWFQRHKEPDIATDDYEQGTYVYFDFHIGNDEQHGWCQRIKTEFTFEYNYLEDELIV; encoded by the exons ATGGGCGCAAGTCGAAAGCTGCAGGGAGAAATCGATCGGGTTCTTAAGAAGGTTCAAGAAGGCGTCGATGTATTCGACAGCATTTGGAACAAG GTTTATGATACGGACAATGCGAATCAGAAGGAGAAATTTGAAGCGGATTTGAAGAAGGAAATTAAAAAGCTTCAAAGATACAGAGACCAAATTAAGACATGGATCCAATCCAGTGAAATTAAGGATAAAAAG GCTCTTATGGATGCTCGGAAGCAAATTGAGCGTGAAATGGAACGATTTAAAATCTGTGAGAaggaaactaaaacaaaagcattttcaaaagaaGGCCTGGGCCAACAGCCTAAGACG GATCCGAAGGAGAAAGCTAAATCAGATACAAGAGATTGGCTGAACAATGTG GTGAGCGAACTAGAAAATCAAATTGATAGCTTTGAAGCTGAAATCGAGGGTCTCTCTgtaaaaaaagggaaaacaagGCCTCCTAGACTG ACACATTTGGAGACGTCAATTGCTCGACACAAGGCTCATATAATGAAACTAGAATTGATTTTGAGACTACTGGACAATGATGAATTAAGTCCTGAAACAGTTAATGATGTTAAAGATTTCTTGGACGATTATGTTGAGCGTAATCAG GAggatttcgatgatttcgatgatgttgACGAGCTTTACAGCTCTTTACCTTTAGACAAGGTGGAGTCTCTTGAAGATTTAGTAACAATTGGCCCTCCTGGTCTTGTTAAG GGTGTCAGTGCCTCCAATGCAGTTTTAAGCATGAAAAATCATTTGGCTACACCTGCTGCTCAAGTACCT GCTACAGCTACATCTGCCAATCAACAAGGCGCTTCTCCCCAAGAGCAAGTTGAGGAAACGGCAACCCAGGACACTACTGATACTGTTGCAAGGACTCCCCCTCCTAAAAGCAGTTCAGCTGCTGCTTCTGCTCCACCAACACCAGTAGGAAGCCATTCCAATCCTGGTATTGTGAAAGCTACAAGTGACTTCGTTGGTGCATCAACTGCTTCCTCTGGTCATTTGGGTTCAAGTTCTTCAACTGGTCTCTTAGATAATGCAGGCGTTCCATCATCTCCTGTAAGTGTCCCTTATTCAGTAAAGGAAGAAGACATTACAAGTTTCCCTGGCCGTAAACCTTCCCCAGCTCTTGCTGAAGTTGGGCTACGAGGTGTTGGTAGAGGTGGATTATCCAACCAACCATCAAGTAGTGTCCCTATCAGTTCTGGAAGCACAATTTCGAGCAATGGAGCCCTTGGTAGTGTAACGTCAGGTTCTGAAATGGCAAAAAGAAACATGCTTGGAGCTGAGGAAAGACTTGGAAGTAGTAGCATGGTGCAATCACTTGTATCTCCTCTTGGTAATAGAATGATCTTGCCACAGGCTGGGAAAACTGGTGATGGAATTGGCTCAGCTGATGCTGGGAGTGTTGGTGAGGCTGCATCTATGGCTGGGAGGGTGTTATCTTCTTCTGTGGTTCATGGTATACAATGGAGGCCTGGAAGTTCCTTTCAGAACCAGAATGAGGTG GGACAATTCCGTGGAAGAACTGAAATTGCTCCTGACCAGAGGGAGAAGTTTCTGCAGCGGTTTCAGCAGGTTCAGCAGGGTCAAACTAACCTTCTTGGCTTGCCTCTTAGCGGAGGGAATCATAAACAATTCTCTGCTCAGCAACAGAATTCCCTCTTGCAGCAG TTCAATTCCCAAAGCTCCTCTATCTCGCCTCAACTTGGGGTTCAACCAGCTGGTCTTAACAGTGTTCCATCATCTCCCTCATTGCAGCAGCAGCCCATTCCAATCCATCAGTCGTCAAGTCAGCAGACTCAAATATTGGCAGGGTCTAGAGATGCTG ATGTTGGTCATGCAAAAGTGGAGGAGTTGCATCAGCAACCTGCAGTATCTGAGGATTCTTCTGAATCTATTGGAAACTCTGGACTTGTGAAGAATCTGATGAACGAGGATGATATGAAGGCTTCATATGCGTTGGATCCTCCG GCTGGAGCGGGTAGCGCTCTTACAGAATCATCTCAAATGCCAAGGGACATTGATTTATCTCCTAGTCAACCTTTGCAATCCAGTCAACCTTCTGGAAGTCTTGGTGTCATTGGTCGAAGAAGTGTTGCAGACCTGGGTGCAATTGGTGATAACCTCAGCGTTTCTCCTGCAACATCTGGAGGAATGCATGACCAGTTGTACAATTTACAGATGCTTGAATCTTCATTTTATAAACTTCCACAACCAAAAGATTCTGAGCGGGCAAAGAGCTATACTCCA AGACACCCTGTGGTGACTCCTCCAAGCTATCCCCAAGTGCAGGCACCAATTGTCAATAACCCTGCTTTCTGGGAGCGTCTTGGAGCTGATAACTATGGCACTGATACCCTATTCTTTGCATTTTACTACCAGCAG AATACTTATCAACAGTATCTGGCtgctaaggaattgaagaagcaATCATGGAGATACCATAGGAAGTACAATACATGGTTTCAGAGACACAAGGAGCCGGATATTGCCACTGATGATTATGAACAGGGGACATACGTTTACTTTGATTTCCATATTGGCAATGATGAGCAGCACGGATG GTGCCAGAGAATCAAGACTGAGTTCACGTTTGAGTACAATTATCTTGAAGATGAGCTTATAGTGTAG